Proteins from one Fusobacterium sp. SYSU M8D902 genomic window:
- a CDS encoding uracil-DNA glycosylase family protein yields MEEIDNFWEELKFEIGSLGKTYGDNSERKTLIGSGNREANLLFIGDDPDLYQNEDLKVAPSSSGEFLIKLCDIEGITPEDYYITTLAKKDCKFLEFMPEEREQLKELLLMQIALIKPKIIVSLGSEVAELLLERDIKLGEERGKIYPWTGGIKVFITYDVNFVKRSRNEAGKKSKAALEFWNDLKQLKQELGKIDG; encoded by the coding sequence GTGGAAGAGATTGATAACTTTTGGGAAGAGTTAAAATTTGAAATAGGTTCATTGGGGAAAACATATGGAGATAATAGCGAGAGAAAGACTCTGATTGGAAGTGGAAATAGAGAAGCTAATCTACTTTTTATAGGTGATGATCCAGATCTATATCAAAATGAAGATTTAAAAGTAGCTCCAAGTTCAAGTGGAGAGTTTTTAATAAAACTTTGTGATATAGAAGGGATTACTCCAGAAGATTATTACATAACTACACTTGCAAAAAAAGATTGTAAGTTCTTAGAGTTTATGCCAGAGGAGAGAGAGCAATTAAAAGAGTTACTATTGATGCAGATAGCTTTAATCAAGCCGAAGATAATAGTTAGTCTTGGTTCAGAAGTAGCAGAGCTGTTATTGGAAAGAGATATAAAATTGGGAGAAGAGAGAGGAAAGATCTATCCTTGGACAGGTGGAATAAAAGTATTTATAACTTATGATGTGAACTTTGTTAAAAGATCAAGAAATGAAGCAGGAAAAAAATCTAAAGCAGCTTTGGAGTTTTGGAATGATTTAAAACAGTTGAAACAAGAGTTAGGGAAAATAGATGGATAA
- a CDS encoding PhoH family protein, translating to MRKIFVLDTNILIHDPKCIYNFRGNDVILPIYVVEEIDKLKRNQNTAIQARMASRVLDEIRSKGSLSKGVNLPEDIFFKVEIKNNRELLPENLSKDVMDNNIISVTLGIKQDNPDRRVIIVSKDINMRIKADSLGLEVEDYNTDRVEYNELYDGYFEVEVDKKLYDKFDKDGKISFVDLNREDILATPNCFFKLKYKDNILCGRYVEGKIKKFILGDGQAWGLRARNDEQRFAMELLMDDSVKVVTLVGGAGTGKTLMAIAAGLELVVEKKRYRKILIARPIIPMGKDLGYLPGSEKEKLKPWMQPIFDNIDFLSEAKEDKAGEKVVEGLESMGMMKIEPLTYIRGRSIPKGLIIIDEAQNLTPLEIKTIVTRAGQDTKIIFTGDPQQIDNPYLDANTNGLTYMADKLKFESIVGHITLKKGERSEIAEIAAKLL from the coding sequence ATGAGAAAAATTTTTGTATTAGATACTAATATTCTTATTCATGATCCTAAATGTATCTATAACTTTAGAGGGAATGATGTAATTTTACCTATCTATGTAGTAGAAGAGATCGATAAGTTAAAGAGAAATCAAAATACAGCAATTCAAGCTAGAATGGCCTCTAGAGTATTAGACGAGATAAGATCTAAGGGAAGTCTTTCAAAAGGTGTAAATCTACCTGAAGATATATTTTTTAAAGTGGAAATCAAAAATAATAGAGAGTTGTTACCAGAGAATTTGAGTAAAGATGTTATGGATAACAATATAATCTCTGTAACCTTAGGAATAAAGCAGGATAATCCAGATAGAAGAGTTATAATAGTTAGTAAAGATATAAATATGAGAATTAAGGCTGACTCATTGGGATTGGAAGTAGAGGATTATAATACAGATAGAGTGGAATATAACGAACTCTATGATGGATATTTTGAAGTAGAAGTGGATAAAAAACTTTATGATAAATTTGATAAAGATGGTAAGATAAGCTTTGTTGATCTAAATAGAGAGGATATATTAGCTACACCAAATTGTTTCTTCAAATTAAAATATAAAGATAATATCTTATGTGGAAGATATGTAGAAGGTAAGATAAAAAAATTTATATTGGGTGACGGACAAGCTTGGGGGCTAAGAGCTAGAAATGATGAACAGAGATTTGCTATGGAGCTCTTGATGGATGACAGTGTGAAAGTTGTTACATTGGTAGGAGGAGCTGGAACAGGAAAAACTCTGATGGCTATAGCTGCTGGATTGGAACTAGTGGTAGAGAAGAAAAGATATAGAAAGATACTAATAGCTAGACCGATTATCCCTATGGGAAAAGATTTGGGATATCTACCAGGTAGTGAAAAGGAAAAATTAAAACCTTGGATGCAACCGATATTTGACAATATAGATTTTTTAAGCGAAGCTAAAGAAGATAAGGCTGGAGAAAAGGTAGTAGAGGGCTTAGAATCAATGGGAATGATGAAGATAGAACCCCTTACTTATATAAGAGGTAGAAGTATTCCGAAAGGTTTGATAATAATAGATGAGGCTCAAAACTTGACTCCATTGGAGATTAAGACTATTGTAACAAGAGCTGGACAGGATACTAAGATCATTTTTACTGGAGACCCACAGCAGATAGATAATCCATATCTAGATGCAAATACTAATGGACTTACTTATATGGCAGACAAATTGAAATTTGAAAGCATTGTAGGACATATCACTTTGAAGAAAGGTGAAAGATCTGAGATAGCTGAGATAGCTGCTAAATTATTATAA
- a CDS encoding GNAT family N-acetyltransferase, translated as MIKLFDNSKEMMEDVMFIDSKSFKDIDCGIEVLCDRIKNNPQYELFVKYENDLPVAYLGILYVANLHYDGAWIDLIGVIEEARNKGIGSELVEFAEKRVKEKGKNIITGLIKKENISSISMIKHSSFKYDKTGFLLFIKDL; from the coding sequence ATGATTAAGTTGTTTGATAATTCTAAAGAGATGATGGAAGATGTGATGTTTATTGATAGTAAGTCTTTTAAGGACATTGATTGTGGGATTGAGGTTCTTTGTGATAGAATAAAAAATAATCCTCAATATGAATTATTTGTAAAATATGAAAATGATTTACCAGTAGCATACTTAGGAATTTTATATGTTGCAAACTTACACTATGATGGAGCTTGGATTGACTTGATAGGAGTAATTGAAGAAGCTAGAAATAAAGGAATAGGAAGTGAATTAGTAGAATTTGCAGAGAAGAGGGTTAAAGAAAAAGGGAAAAATATAATAACTGGATTAATCAAAAAGGAAAATATTTCCTCTATTAGTATGATAAAACACTCTAGTTTTAAATATGACAAGACAGGTTTTTTACTATTTAT
- a CDS encoding MBL fold metallo-hydrolase has protein sequence MKISILGSGSGGNSTFIESGKTKILIDAGFSCKKIEERLNSINRDIKEINGILITHEHIDHIQGAGIISRKYNVPIYITEESYRAGENKLGKIATENLRLIKDKFVLSEDILIKPFDVMHDAQRTVGYRIESQNGKIAAISTDIGYVNNIVRENFKDANIMVIESNYDYNMLMNCCYPWDLKARVKSRNGHLSNNDAAKFIKEMYDEKLKKVYLAHISKDSNNPLLVQKTLEEEMNMRKAELSYELAKQDLATELFEF, from the coding sequence ATGAAAATTTCAATATTAGGAAGTGGAAGTGGAGGAAATTCAACATTTATAGAGAGTGGAAAGACAAAGATTCTAATTGATGCTGGATTTAGTTGTAAAAAGATAGAGGAGAGATTAAACTCAATAAATAGAGATATAAAAGAGATAAATGGAATTTTAATAACTCATGAACACATAGATCATATACAGGGAGCAGGGATAATTTCAAGGAAATACAATGTTCCTATCTACATAACTGAGGAGAGTTATAGAGCTGGAGAGAACAAATTAGGAAAGATAGCTACAGAAAATTTAAGATTGATAAAAGATAAATTTGTTTTAAGTGAGGATATTTTAATAAAACCATTTGATGTTATGCATGATGCACAAAGGACAGTAGGTTATAGAATAGAATCACAAAATGGTAAGATTGCTGCAATTTCAACGGATATTGGTTATGTAAATAATATAGTTAGAGAGAATTTTAAAGATGCAAATATTATGGTAATAGAGAGTAACTATGACTATAATATGTTGATGAATTGCTGTTATCCTTGGGATTTAAAAGCAAGAGTGAAGAGTAGAAATGGACATCTTTCAAATAATGATGCAGCAAAATTCATAAAAGAGATGTATGATGAGAAATTGAAGAAGGTATATCTTGCACATATAAGTAAGGATAGTAACAATCCATTACTTGTACAGAAAACCTTAGAAGAAGAGATGAATATGAGAAAAGCAGAGTTATCTTATGAGTTAGCAAAACAGGATTTAGCCACTGAGCTATTTGAATTTTAG
- a CDS encoding 5-formyltetrahydrofolate cyclo-ligase yields the protein MDKDFFRSEVKLRRDLLDKELREHESREICKKVKELQVYKDSKKILSFMNFGSEIEIEILNREIIRDNKRLFLPRVEKNGILSVVEYGKGFTIGKYGIREPLGEEYLEDLDLIIVPGLVFDKEGNRIGYGKGYYDRLFLKYPEVIRVAPIFDFQLYDRIPTEEHDKKIDIIVKKNRVLKIKRY from the coding sequence ATGGATAAGGATTTTTTTAGGAGTGAGGTAAAACTTAGGCGAGATCTTTTAGACAAGGAATTGAGAGAGCATGAAAGTAGAGAGATCTGTAAAAAGGTAAAAGAGCTACAGGTTTATAAGGATTCAAAAAAAATTCTTTCATTTATGAATTTTGGAAGTGAAATAGAGATAGAAATTTTAAATAGGGAGATTATTCGTGATAATAAAAGACTATTTTTACCAAGAGTAGAAAAAAATGGGATATTATCAGTAGTTGAGTATGGAAAAGGGTTTACAATTGGAAAATATGGAATAAGAGAACCGTTGGGAGAAGAGTATTTAGAGGATTTGGATTTAATAATTGTTCCTGGACTTGTTTTTGATAAGGAGGGGAATAGAATAGGATATGGTAAGGGGTATTATGATAGATTATTTCTGAAATACCCTGAGGTTATTAGAGTGGCTCCAATATTTGATTTTCAACTGTATGATAGAATTCCAACAGAGGAACATGATAAAAAAATTGATATTATAGTCAAAAAAAATAGAGTATTAAAAATTAAGAGGTATTGA
- a CDS encoding YebC/PmpR family DNA-binding transcriptional regulator: MAGHSKWANIQHRKGAQDKKRAKLFTKFGKELTIAAKEAGGDPNFNPRLRLAIEKAKAGNMPKDILERAIKKGTGELEGVDFIEMRYEGYGPVGTAFIVDVVTDNKNRSASEVRMTFTRKGGNLGTDGAVAWMFKKQGVITVKSEGIDADEFMMAALEAGAEDVTEEDGEFEVLTDYTEFQSVLEKIKEAGYTYEEAEIAMNPENKVEITDLDTAKKVMALYEALDDLDDVQEVYANFDIADDILAQLD; this comes from the coding sequence GTGGCAGGACATAGTAAATGGGCAAATATTCAACACAGAAAGGGAGCTCAAGATAAAAAGAGAGCTAAATTATTCACTAAATTTGGAAAAGAGTTAACAATAGCAGCTAAAGAGGCTGGTGGAGACCCTAACTTTAACCCAAGATTAAGACTTGCAATAGAGAAGGCAAAAGCTGGAAATATGCCTAAAGATATATTAGAAAGAGCTATAAAAAAGGGAACAGGAGAGTTAGAAGGAGTAGACTTCATAGAGATGAGATATGAAGGATATGGACCCGTTGGAACTGCTTTTATAGTTGATGTTGTAACTGATAATAAAAATAGATCAGCTTCTGAAGTAAGAATGACTTTCACTAGAAAAGGTGGAAACTTAGGAACTGATGGAGCAGTTGCTTGGATGTTCAAAAAGCAAGGAGTAATTACAGTAAAATCTGAAGGAATAGATGCTGATGAATTTATGATGGCAGCATTAGAAGCTGGAGCTGAAGATGTAACTGAAGAGGATGGAGAGTTTGAAGTTTTAACTGACTATACAGAGTTCCAATCTGTTTTAGAGAAGATAAAAGAAGCTGGATATACTTATGAAGAGGCTGAAATAGCTATGAATCCAGAAAATAAAGTAGAGATTACTGATTTAGATACAGCTAAAAAAGTAATGGCTCTTTACGAAGCTTTAGACGATCTTGATGACGTTCAAGAGGTTTATGCAAACTTTGATATAGCTGATGATATTCTAGCTCAATTAGACTAA
- a CDS encoding tRNA (cytidine(34)-2'-O)-methyltransferase, protein MNIVLLNPEIPYNTGNIGRTSVLTNTKLHLIKPLGFSLDEKQLRRAGLDYWHLVDLVIWESYEEFVEANAGARIFYATTKTTQRYSDIEFKENDFIMFGPESRGIPEDILNANKESCITIPMIDMGRSLNLSNSAAIILYEALRQTDFNFKK, encoded by the coding sequence TTGAATATAGTTTTATTAAATCCAGAGATCCCATACAATACAGGAAATATTGGAAGAACATCAGTATTAACTAACACTAAGCTTCATCTTATTAAGCCTTTAGGATTCTCACTTGATGAGAAACAATTAAGAAGAGCAGGGTTAGATTATTGGCATCTAGTTGATCTAGTTATTTGGGAATCTTATGAGGAGTTTGTAGAAGCAAATGCTGGAGCTAGAATATTTTATGCTACTACTAAAACAACTCAAAGATATAGTGATATCGAATTTAAAGAGAATGACTTTATTATGTTTGGACCAGAATCTAGAGGTATACCAGAGGATATTTTAAATGCTAATAAAGAGAGTTGTATCACTATCCCTATGATTGATATGGGACGTTCTCTAAATCTATCAAACTCTGCTGCTATAATTCTTTATGAAGCACTTAGACAGACTGATTTTAATTTTAAAAAATAG
- a CDS encoding MBL fold metallo-hydrolase, with protein MKIQTFYLGSLMTNCYLVWNDNKEAYLFDCGGENLGRVESFIKSNGLTLKYMIFTHGHGDHIAGLNRIKEIYPDVEVYIGKEEERFLVDNELSLMKYINGTNFEYNGDYTTMKDGDMIGEFRVIDTPGHTIGSKCFYNEENKILISGDTMFRRSFGRYDLPTSDGDMLFKSLKRLCTELPEDTKVYSAHSEPTTIGEEKVFLTMQGMI; from the coding sequence ATGAAGATACAGACTTTTTACTTGGGAAGCTTAATGACAAACTGTTACTTGGTATGGAATGATAATAAAGAAGCATATCTATTTGATTGTGGTGGAGAAAATTTAGGTAGAGTAGAATCTTTTATAAAAAGTAATGGATTAACTTTGAAGTATATGATATTCACTCATGGACATGGGGATCATATAGCTGGATTGAATAGAATAAAGGAGATCTATCCAGATGTAGAGGTATATATTGGAAAAGAGGAAGAGAGATTTTTAGTTGATAATGAATTGAGTTTGATGAAGTATATAAATGGAACAAACTTTGAATACAATGGAGATTATACAACTATGAAAGATGGGGATATGATAGGAGAGTTTAGAGTTATTGATACTCCAGGTCATACAATAGGATCAAAATGTTTCTATAATGAAGAGAATAAAATATTGATCTCAGGAGATACAATGTTTAGAAGAAGTTTTGGAAGATATGATTTACCAACAAGTGATGGGGATATGCTTTTTAAAAGTTTGAAGAGACTTTGTACAGAATTACCTGAAGATACTAAGGTTTACAGTGCACACAGTGAACCAACAACAATAGGAGAAGAAAAAGTATTTTTAACAATGCAAGGAATGATATAG
- a CDS encoding FAD-dependent oxidoreductase, with protein MVEKIYDVIIIGGGPAGLTAGLYTGRSKLSTLIIERKNLGSLYMAHKVDNYPGFPEGITGTELNLLMRQHAEKFGAEFVEGTLLGFDPYEEVKIVKTDAGNFKGKNIIVATGTGKNFGKKIKGEKEFLGKGVSYCATCDGAFTKFMTVSLVGQGEELAEEALFLTKFSKKIRVMVVEDEFKCSKESYEALKSSEKVEIITGVKLLEIRGKEYVEELLVSEKGEEKTYKSDFAFLYLGTKNNTEMYGEFAKLDKEGYIITDSELKTNIEGMYVAGDIKSGAVRQITCAVADGTAAALQVIKRVLKK; from the coding sequence ATGGTAGAAAAGATATATGATGTGATAATAATAGGAGGAGGACCTGCTGGTTTAACAGCTGGATTATATACAGGGAGATCAAAACTTTCAACTTTAATAATTGAGAGAAAAAATTTAGGAAGTCTATATATGGCTCATAAAGTTGATAACTATCCAGGATTTCCAGAGGGGATAACAGGAACAGAGTTAAACTTACTAATGAGACAACATGCTGAGAAATTTGGAGCAGAGTTTGTAGAGGGTACACTTTTAGGATTTGATCCATATGAAGAGGTAAAGATAGTAAAAACAGATGCTGGAAATTTTAAAGGAAAAAATATAATTGTTGCAACAGGAACAGGAAAAAACTTTGGGAAAAAAATCAAAGGAGAGAAGGAGTTTTTAGGTAAGGGAGTATCTTACTGTGCTACTTGTGATGGAGCTTTTACAAAGTTTATGACAGTTTCATTGGTAGGACAGGGAGAGGAATTAGCTGAAGAGGCACTATTTTTAACTAAATTCTCAAAGAAAATAAGAGTTATGGTAGTTGAAGATGAGTTCAAGTGTAGTAAAGAGAGTTATGAGGCATTGAAATCTTCTGAAAAGGTAGAGATAATAACAGGAGTAAAACTTCTTGAAATAAGAGGAAAAGAGTATGTAGAGGAGTTATTAGTTTCAGAAAAGGGAGAGGAAAAAACTTATAAATCTGATTTTGCTTTCTTATACTTAGGAACAAAAAATAATACAGAGATGTATGGAGAGTTTGCTAAATTGGATAAAGAGGGATATATAATAACAGACTCTGAATTAAAAACTAATATAGAGGGTATGTATGTAGCTGGAGACATAAAGAGTGGAGCAGTAAGACAGATAACTTGTGCTGTAGCTGACGGAACAGCAGCAGCTTTACAAGTAATAAAAAGAGTATTGAAAAAATAA